The Erigeron canadensis isolate Cc75 chromosome 4, C_canadensis_v1, whole genome shotgun sequence genome window below encodes:
- the LOC122596138 gene encoding tRNA (guanine(37)-N1)-methyltransferase 2 isoform X2: MSIRMLDESKFDLHLKLWALRIPKEFCKAATKLLNGHMFDKPRIKPITEDPTSDKTRYVILSESVQNPDLSDIPTEKLNELKKLCKIETVPYSLTLGYSYWGTDYVLKQVLPPGLEAPSSFETIGHVAHLNIPDELLPYKDVIAKVIYDKNYPRIQTVVNKVGSIANEFRVPKFEVLAGKPDMATEVKQYGATFKLDYGLVYWNSRLEHEHIRLVNKFRQGEIICDMFAGIGPFAIPAAQKGCLVYANDLNPDSIRYLKVNADINKVNDTLRAYNMDARLFMSQLMAVPVGELKDDASALASPAKANSEERNYGRNMSSKDGDNISCMKKESMVASTASCTEENGSLNCAEAHVAVKTKGSKNKRIKTSVTFSDKSWEHIDHVIMNLPASALQFLDVFRGLIQRKFWKGSLPWIHCYCFIRSNETQESVVSEAESLLNAKIREPIFHRVRDVAPNKAMYCLSFQLPEEACISEEACISEEITKKSSGSLDRC, from the exons AT GAGTATTAGAATGTTGGATGAAAGCAAGTTTGATTTGCATTTGAAGTTATGGGCACTTAGAATCCCAAAAGAATTCTGCAAGGCTGCAACTAAGTTACTTAATgg ACATATGTTTGACAAACCACGAATCAAGCCCATCACAGAAGACCCAACTAGTGATAAGACCCGCTATGTGATATTATCTGAAAGTGTACAAAATCCTG ATCTTTCAGATATCCCAACAGAGAAACTTAACGAATTAAAGAAGCTATGCAAGATTGAAACAGTTCCATACTCATTGACACTTGGATATTCCTATTGGGGCACAG ACTATGTGCTGAAGCAGGTTCTACCTCCAGGACTCGAGGCTCCTTCATCTTTCGAAACCATAG GTCACGTTGCTCACCTGAATATACCAGATGAACTTCTTCCGTACAAGGATGTGATTGCAAAGGTCATCTATGAT AAAAATTACCCCAGAATACAGACAGTTGTCAATAAAGTTGGCAGCATCGCAAATGAGTTTCGTGTACCCAAATTTGAAGTTTTGGCTGGGAAACCGGATATGGCTACAGAGGTTAAGCAGTATGGTGCAACCTTTAAGCTGGATTACGGATTGGTTTATTGGAATTCAAGACTTGAGCATGAACACATAAGACTGGTCAACAAGTTTCGACAAGGAGAGATCATCTGTGACATGTTTGCAGGGATTGGTCCTTTTGCTATCCCAGCTGCCCAAAAAGGATGCTTAGTGTATGCCAATGATTTAAACCCAGACAGCATTCGCTATTTAAAAGTTAATGCAGATATTAACAAGGTTAACGATACTCTTCGTGCTTATAATATGGATGCAAGATTGTTCATGTCTCAATTAATGGCAGTTCCTGTTGGCGAGTTAAAAGATGATGCTTCAGCTTTGGCTTCACCGGCGAAAGCAAATTCTGAAGAAAGGAATTATG GAAGGAATATGTCAAGCAAAGATGGTGATAATATTTCATGTATGAAGAAAGAATCAATGGTAGCCTCCACTGCAAGCTGTACTGAAG AAAATGGAAGCTTAAATTGTGCTGAGGCTCATGTAGCTGTCAAGACAAAAGGaagcaaaaacaaaagaatCAAGACTTCTGTGACTTTTAGTGATAAATCATGGGAGCACATCGATCATGTGATAATGAATCTACCAGCTTCTGCTCTACAGTTCTTAG ATGTATTTAGAGGCCTTATACAAAGGAAATTTTGGAAAGGATCTCTACCATGGATTCATTGCTACTGCTTCATCCGATCAAACGAGACCCAAGAATCAGTGGTTTCG GAAGCGGAGTCACTTTTGAATGCTAAGATACGTGAGCCAATATTTCATCGAGTTAGAGATGTTGCTCCAAACAAG GCAATGTATTGCCTGAGCTTTCAGTTACCTGAAGAAGCATGCATTAGTGAAGAAGCATGCATTAGTGAAGAAATCACTAAGAAGTCTTCAGGTTCTCTTGATAGATGTTAG
- the LOC122596138 gene encoding tRNA (guanine(37)-N1)-methyltransferase 2 isoform X4: MSIRMLDESKFDLHLKLWALRIPKEFCKAATKLLNGHMFDKPRIKPITEDPTSDKTRYVILSESVQNPDLSDIPTEKLNELKKLCKIETVPYSLTLGYSYWGTDYVLKQVLPPGLEAPSSFETIGHVAHLNIPDELLPYKDVIAKKNYPRIQTVVNKVGSIANEFRVPKFEVLAGKPDMATEVKQYGATFKLDYGLVYWNSRLEHEHIRLVNKFRQGEIICDMFAGIGPFAIPAAQKGCLVYANDLNPDSIRYLKVNADINKVNDTLRAYNMDARLFMSQLMAVPVGELKDDASALASPAKANSEERNYEIAGRNMSSKDGDNISCMKKESMVASTASCTEENGSLNCAEAHVAVKTKGSKNKRIKTSVTFSDKSWEHIDHVIMNLPASALQFLDVFRGLIQRKFWKGSLPWIHCYCFIRSNETQESVVSEAESLLNAKIREPIFHRVRDVAPNKAMYCLSFQLPEEACISEEACISEEITKKSSGSLDRC; encoded by the exons AT GAGTATTAGAATGTTGGATGAAAGCAAGTTTGATTTGCATTTGAAGTTATGGGCACTTAGAATCCCAAAAGAATTCTGCAAGGCTGCAACTAAGTTACTTAATgg ACATATGTTTGACAAACCACGAATCAAGCCCATCACAGAAGACCCAACTAGTGATAAGACCCGCTATGTGATATTATCTGAAAGTGTACAAAATCCTG ATCTTTCAGATATCCCAACAGAGAAACTTAACGAATTAAAGAAGCTATGCAAGATTGAAACAGTTCCATACTCATTGACACTTGGATATTCCTATTGGGGCACAG ACTATGTGCTGAAGCAGGTTCTACCTCCAGGACTCGAGGCTCCTTCATCTTTCGAAACCATAG GTCACGTTGCTCACCTGAATATACCAGATGAACTTCTTCCGTACAAGGATGTGATTGCAAAG AAAAATTACCCCAGAATACAGACAGTTGTCAATAAAGTTGGCAGCATCGCAAATGAGTTTCGTGTACCCAAATTTGAAGTTTTGGCTGGGAAACCGGATATGGCTACAGAGGTTAAGCAGTATGGTGCAACCTTTAAGCTGGATTACGGATTGGTTTATTGGAATTCAAGACTTGAGCATGAACACATAAGACTGGTCAACAAGTTTCGACAAGGAGAGATCATCTGTGACATGTTTGCAGGGATTGGTCCTTTTGCTATCCCAGCTGCCCAAAAAGGATGCTTAGTGTATGCCAATGATTTAAACCCAGACAGCATTCGCTATTTAAAAGTTAATGCAGATATTAACAAGGTTAACGATACTCTTCGTGCTTATAATATGGATGCAAGATTGTTCATGTCTCAATTAATGGCAGTTCCTGTTGGCGAGTTAAAAGATGATGCTTCAGCTTTGGCTTCACCGGCGAAAGCAAATTCTGAAGAAAGGAATTATG AAATTGCAGGAAGGAATATGTCAAGCAAAGATGGTGATAATATTTCATGTATGAAGAAAGAATCAATGGTAGCCTCCACTGCAAGCTGTACTGAAG AAAATGGAAGCTTAAATTGTGCTGAGGCTCATGTAGCTGTCAAGACAAAAGGaagcaaaaacaaaagaatCAAGACTTCTGTGACTTTTAGTGATAAATCATGGGAGCACATCGATCATGTGATAATGAATCTACCAGCTTCTGCTCTACAGTTCTTAG ATGTATTTAGAGGCCTTATACAAAGGAAATTTTGGAAAGGATCTCTACCATGGATTCATTGCTACTGCTTCATCCGATCAAACGAGACCCAAGAATCAGTGGTTTCG GAAGCGGAGTCACTTTTGAATGCTAAGATACGTGAGCCAATATTTCATCGAGTTAGAGATGTTGCTCCAAACAAG GCAATGTATTGCCTGAGCTTTCAGTTACCTGAAGAAGCATGCATTAGTGAAGAAGCATGCATTAGTGAAGAAATCACTAAGAAGTCTTCAGGTTCTCTTGATAGATGTTAG
- the LOC122596138 gene encoding tRNA (guanine(37)-N1)-methyltransferase 2 isoform X1, whose product MSIRMLDESKFDLHLKLWALRIPKEFCKAATKLLNGHMFDKPRIKPITEDPTSDKTRYVILSESVQNPDLSDIPTEKLNELKKLCKIETVPYSLTLGYSYWGTDYVLKQVLPPGLEAPSSFETIGHVAHLNIPDELLPYKDVIAKVIYDKNYPRIQTVVNKVGSIANEFRVPKFEVLAGKPDMATEVKQYGATFKLDYGLVYWNSRLEHEHIRLVNKFRQGEIICDMFAGIGPFAIPAAQKGCLVYANDLNPDSIRYLKVNADINKVNDTLRAYNMDARLFMSQLMAVPVGELKDDASALASPAKANSEERNYEIAGRNMSSKDGDNISCMKKESMVASTASCTEENGSLNCAEAHVAVKTKGSKNKRIKTSVTFSDKSWEHIDHVIMNLPASALQFLDVFRGLIQRKFWKGSLPWIHCYCFIRSNETQESVVSEAESLLNAKIREPIFHRVRDVAPNKAMYCLSFQLPEEACISEEACISEEITKKSSGSLDRC is encoded by the exons AT GAGTATTAGAATGTTGGATGAAAGCAAGTTTGATTTGCATTTGAAGTTATGGGCACTTAGAATCCCAAAAGAATTCTGCAAGGCTGCAACTAAGTTACTTAATgg ACATATGTTTGACAAACCACGAATCAAGCCCATCACAGAAGACCCAACTAGTGATAAGACCCGCTATGTGATATTATCTGAAAGTGTACAAAATCCTG ATCTTTCAGATATCCCAACAGAGAAACTTAACGAATTAAAGAAGCTATGCAAGATTGAAACAGTTCCATACTCATTGACACTTGGATATTCCTATTGGGGCACAG ACTATGTGCTGAAGCAGGTTCTACCTCCAGGACTCGAGGCTCCTTCATCTTTCGAAACCATAG GTCACGTTGCTCACCTGAATATACCAGATGAACTTCTTCCGTACAAGGATGTGATTGCAAAGGTCATCTATGAT AAAAATTACCCCAGAATACAGACAGTTGTCAATAAAGTTGGCAGCATCGCAAATGAGTTTCGTGTACCCAAATTTGAAGTTTTGGCTGGGAAACCGGATATGGCTACAGAGGTTAAGCAGTATGGTGCAACCTTTAAGCTGGATTACGGATTGGTTTATTGGAATTCAAGACTTGAGCATGAACACATAAGACTGGTCAACAAGTTTCGACAAGGAGAGATCATCTGTGACATGTTTGCAGGGATTGGTCCTTTTGCTATCCCAGCTGCCCAAAAAGGATGCTTAGTGTATGCCAATGATTTAAACCCAGACAGCATTCGCTATTTAAAAGTTAATGCAGATATTAACAAGGTTAACGATACTCTTCGTGCTTATAATATGGATGCAAGATTGTTCATGTCTCAATTAATGGCAGTTCCTGTTGGCGAGTTAAAAGATGATGCTTCAGCTTTGGCTTCACCGGCGAAAGCAAATTCTGAAGAAAGGAATTATG AAATTGCAGGAAGGAATATGTCAAGCAAAGATGGTGATAATATTTCATGTATGAAGAAAGAATCAATGGTAGCCTCCACTGCAAGCTGTACTGAAG AAAATGGAAGCTTAAATTGTGCTGAGGCTCATGTAGCTGTCAAGACAAAAGGaagcaaaaacaaaagaatCAAGACTTCTGTGACTTTTAGTGATAAATCATGGGAGCACATCGATCATGTGATAATGAATCTACCAGCTTCTGCTCTACAGTTCTTAG ATGTATTTAGAGGCCTTATACAAAGGAAATTTTGGAAAGGATCTCTACCATGGATTCATTGCTACTGCTTCATCCGATCAAACGAGACCCAAGAATCAGTGGTTTCG GAAGCGGAGTCACTTTTGAATGCTAAGATACGTGAGCCAATATTTCATCGAGTTAGAGATGTTGCTCCAAACAAG GCAATGTATTGCCTGAGCTTTCAGTTACCTGAAGAAGCATGCATTAGTGAAGAAGCATGCATTAGTGAAGAAATCACTAAGAAGTCTTCAGGTTCTCTTGATAGATGTTAG
- the LOC122596138 gene encoding tRNA (guanine(37)-N1)-methyltransferase 2 isoform X3 — MLDESKFDLHLKLWALRIPKEFCKAATKLLNGHMFDKPRIKPITEDPTSDKTRYVILSESVQNPDLSDIPTEKLNELKKLCKIETVPYSLTLGYSYWGTDYVLKQVLPPGLEAPSSFETIGHVAHLNIPDELLPYKDVIAKVIYDKNYPRIQTVVNKVGSIANEFRVPKFEVLAGKPDMATEVKQYGATFKLDYGLVYWNSRLEHEHIRLVNKFRQGEIICDMFAGIGPFAIPAAQKGCLVYANDLNPDSIRYLKVNADINKVNDTLRAYNMDARLFMSQLMAVPVGELKDDASALASPAKANSEERNYEIAGRNMSSKDGDNISCMKKESMVASTASCTEENGSLNCAEAHVAVKTKGSKNKRIKTSVTFSDKSWEHIDHVIMNLPASALQFLDVFRGLIQRKFWKGSLPWIHCYCFIRSNETQESVVSEAESLLNAKIREPIFHRVRDVAPNKAMYCLSFQLPEEACISEEACISEEITKKSSGSLDRC, encoded by the exons ATGTTGGATGAAAGCAAGTTTGATTTGCATTTGAAGTTATGGGCACTTAGAATCCCAAAAGAATTCTGCAAGGCTGCAACTAAGTTACTTAATgg ACATATGTTTGACAAACCACGAATCAAGCCCATCACAGAAGACCCAACTAGTGATAAGACCCGCTATGTGATATTATCTGAAAGTGTACAAAATCCTG ATCTTTCAGATATCCCAACAGAGAAACTTAACGAATTAAAGAAGCTATGCAAGATTGAAACAGTTCCATACTCATTGACACTTGGATATTCCTATTGGGGCACAG ACTATGTGCTGAAGCAGGTTCTACCTCCAGGACTCGAGGCTCCTTCATCTTTCGAAACCATAG GTCACGTTGCTCACCTGAATATACCAGATGAACTTCTTCCGTACAAGGATGTGATTGCAAAGGTCATCTATGAT AAAAATTACCCCAGAATACAGACAGTTGTCAATAAAGTTGGCAGCATCGCAAATGAGTTTCGTGTACCCAAATTTGAAGTTTTGGCTGGGAAACCGGATATGGCTACAGAGGTTAAGCAGTATGGTGCAACCTTTAAGCTGGATTACGGATTGGTTTATTGGAATTCAAGACTTGAGCATGAACACATAAGACTGGTCAACAAGTTTCGACAAGGAGAGATCATCTGTGACATGTTTGCAGGGATTGGTCCTTTTGCTATCCCAGCTGCCCAAAAAGGATGCTTAGTGTATGCCAATGATTTAAACCCAGACAGCATTCGCTATTTAAAAGTTAATGCAGATATTAACAAGGTTAACGATACTCTTCGTGCTTATAATATGGATGCAAGATTGTTCATGTCTCAATTAATGGCAGTTCCTGTTGGCGAGTTAAAAGATGATGCTTCAGCTTTGGCTTCACCGGCGAAAGCAAATTCTGAAGAAAGGAATTATG AAATTGCAGGAAGGAATATGTCAAGCAAAGATGGTGATAATATTTCATGTATGAAGAAAGAATCAATGGTAGCCTCCACTGCAAGCTGTACTGAAG AAAATGGAAGCTTAAATTGTGCTGAGGCTCATGTAGCTGTCAAGACAAAAGGaagcaaaaacaaaagaatCAAGACTTCTGTGACTTTTAGTGATAAATCATGGGAGCACATCGATCATGTGATAATGAATCTACCAGCTTCTGCTCTACAGTTCTTAG ATGTATTTAGAGGCCTTATACAAAGGAAATTTTGGAAAGGATCTCTACCATGGATTCATTGCTACTGCTTCATCCGATCAAACGAGACCCAAGAATCAGTGGTTTCG GAAGCGGAGTCACTTTTGAATGCTAAGATACGTGAGCCAATATTTCATCGAGTTAGAGATGTTGCTCCAAACAAG GCAATGTATTGCCTGAGCTTTCAGTTACCTGAAGAAGCATGCATTAGTGAAGAAGCATGCATTAGTGAAGAAATCACTAAGAAGTCTTCAGGTTCTCTTGATAGATGTTAG